Genomic segment of Acidimicrobiia bacterium:
CTCGTCGTCGACCCAATCACGATTCAGTCGATCGAGTGGCTTGGAGGCGTCCTGGCAGAACTCGACGCATAGCAGCCCGTTCTGTGGGCCAGTTTGTACCTTTTCGTCGAACGGGAACCCTGGGTACGCGTGAACAGGGCTCAGATTTCGCGGCGGGATGCGATCCAGGCTCCGGCGAGGACGAGGAGGGTCCCTGCGATCGCGATCGGGTTGATCTCCTCGCCGAGGAAGGTGGCACCGAGTGCGACCGCGACGATCGGGACGAAGTAGATAGCTATCGATCCTCTTGCTCCCCCGACCCGCCCGACCAGGGTCCCCATCAGGACATAGGCAAGGCCGGTTCCGAGAACCCCGAGCGGGATCATGGCAAGGACAGAGTCCCACTCCCAGGTCGAACCTCGAATCTGAAGCAAACCGTACGGCGTGATGATCACCGCAGCGGCAAGCTGGGCGCGCAGCAGCACCGGGAGCGCCCCGTAGCGCTGCTGGAGCGGTACGGCGAGGTTCGCTGCCAGCCCGTACAGGATCACCGCCACGAGGACCAGCGCAACGCCCAGTGCCGTCGCGGACGAGTCGGCGAGTTCCGGCAGCAGGATCGCGGTCACACCGACGAACCCCACGGCGATTCCGACAACCTGTCTCCAACCGGGAAACGCACGAAGCAGGATCGTCGCCC
This window contains:
- a CDS encoding DMT family transporter, which encodes MPATAAGTNREAFGSAEWGLAAAIALIWGSSFMWIDIGLEGLHPGVITLVRIGLGIATLAVFPRSRAPVDREHLSRIIVLGVIWLGIPLTIFPVAQQWIDSSVSGMLNAAMPIFSAVWATILLRAFPGWRQVVGIAVGFVGVTAILLPELADSSATALGVALVLVAVILYGLAANLAVPLQQRYGALPVLLRAQLAAAVIITPYGLLQIRGSTWEWDSVLAMIPLGVLGTGLAYVLMGTLVGRVGGARGSIAIYFVPIVAVALGATFLGEEINPIAIAGTLLVLAGAWIASRREI